From Macaca fascicularis isolate 582-1 chromosome 14, T2T-MFA8v1.1, a single genomic window includes:
- the PRDX5 gene encoding peroxiredoxin-5, mitochondrial isoform X4 yields the protein MGLAGVCVLRRSAGYILGGAAGQSVAATAAARRRSEGGWASGGVRSFSRTAAAMAPIKTHLPGFVEQAEALKAKGVQVLACLSVNDAFVTGEWGRAHKAEGKVRLLADPTGAFGKETDLLLDDSLVSIFGNRRLKSLQAQAEAAGWALLSGRFSMVVQDGIVKALNVEPDGTGLTCSLAPSIISQL from the exons ATGGGACTAGCCGGCGTGTGCGTCCTGAGACGCTCAGCGGGCTATATACTCGGTGGGGCCGCCGGTCAGTCTGTGGCAGCGACAGCAGCAGCAAGACGGCGAAGTGAAGGAGGGTGGGCGTCTGGCGGGGTCCGCAGTTTCAGCAGAACCGCTGCAGCCATGGCCCCGATCAAG ACCCACCTACCAGGGTTTGTGGAGCAGGCTGAGGCTCTGAAGGCCAAGGGAGTCCAGGTGTTGGCCTGTCTGAGTGTTAATGATGCCTTTGTGACTGGCGAGTGGGGCCGAGCCCACAAGGCGGAAGGCAAG GTTCGGCTCCTGGCTGATCCcactggggcctttgggaag GAGACAGACTTATTACTAGATGATTCGTTAGTGTCCATCTTTGGGAATCGACGTCTCAAGAG CCTCCAAGcccaggctgaggcagctggCTGGGCCCTTCTTTCCGGCAGGTTCTCCATGGTGGTACAGGATGGCATAGTGAAGGCCCTGAATGTGGAACCAGATGGCACAGGCCTCACCTGCAGTCTGGCACCCAGCATCATCTCACAGCTCTGA
- the PRDX5 gene encoding peroxiredoxin-5, mitochondrial isoform X3: protein MGLAGVCVLRRSAGYILGGAAGQSVAATAAARRRSEGGWASGGVRSFSRTAAAMAPIKVGDAIPAVEVFEGEPGNKVNLAELFKGKKGVLFGVPGAFTPGCSKVRLLADPTGAFGKETDLLLDDSLVSIFGNRRLKSLQAQAEAAGWALLSGRFSMVVQDGIVKALNVEPDGTGLTCSLAPSIISQL, encoded by the exons ATGGGACTAGCCGGCGTGTGCGTCCTGAGACGCTCAGCGGGCTATATACTCGGTGGGGCCGCCGGTCAGTCTGTGGCAGCGACAGCAGCAGCAAGACGGCGAAGTGAAGGAGGGTGGGCGTCTGGCGGGGTCCGCAGTTTCAGCAGAACCGCTGCAGCCATGGCCCCGATCAAG GTGGGAGATGCCATCCCTGCAGTGGAGGTGTTTGAAGGGGAGCCAGGGAACAAGGTGAACCTGGCAGAGCTGTTCAAGGGCAAGAAGGGTGTGCTGTTTGGAGTTCCCGGGGCCTTCACGCCTGGATGTTCCAAG GTTCGGCTCCTGGCTGATCCcactggggcctttgggaag GAGACAGACTTATTACTAGATGATTCGTTAGTGTCCATCTTTGGGAATCGACGTCTCAAGAG CCTCCAAGcccaggctgaggcagctggCTGGGCCCTTCTTTCCGGCAGGTTCTCCATGGTGGTACAGGATGGCATAGTGAAGGCCCTGAATGTGGAACCAGATGGCACAGGCCTCACCTGCAGTCTGGCACCCAGCATCATCTCACAGCTCTGA
- the PRDX5 gene encoding peroxiredoxin-5, mitochondrial isoform X1, protein MGLAGVCVLRRSAGYILGGAAGQSVAATAAARRRSEGGWASGGVRSFSRTAAAMAPIKVGDAIPAVEVFEGEPGNKVNLAELFKGKKGVLFGVPGAFTPGCSKTHLPGFVEQAEALKAKGVQVLACLSVNDAFVTGEWGRAHKAEGKVRLLADPTGAFGKETDLLLDDSLVSIFGNRRLKSLQAQAEAAGWALLSGRFSMVVQDGIVKALNVEPDGTGLTCSLAPSIISQL, encoded by the exons ATGGGACTAGCCGGCGTGTGCGTCCTGAGACGCTCAGCGGGCTATATACTCGGTGGGGCCGCCGGTCAGTCTGTGGCAGCGACAGCAGCAGCAAGACGGCGAAGTGAAGGAGGGTGGGCGTCTGGCGGGGTCCGCAGTTTCAGCAGAACCGCTGCAGCCATGGCCCCGATCAAG GTGGGAGATGCCATCCCTGCAGTGGAGGTGTTTGAAGGGGAGCCAGGGAACAAGGTGAACCTGGCAGAGCTGTTCAAGGGCAAGAAGGGTGTGCTGTTTGGAGTTCCCGGGGCCTTCACGCCTGGATGTTCCAAG ACCCACCTACCAGGGTTTGTGGAGCAGGCTGAGGCTCTGAAGGCCAAGGGAGTCCAGGTGTTGGCCTGTCTGAGTGTTAATGATGCCTTTGTGACTGGCGAGTGGGGCCGAGCCCACAAGGCGGAAGGCAAG GTTCGGCTCCTGGCTGATCCcactggggcctttgggaag GAGACAGACTTATTACTAGATGATTCGTTAGTGTCCATCTTTGGGAATCGACGTCTCAAGAG CCTCCAAGcccaggctgaggcagctggCTGGGCCCTTCTTTCCGGCAGGTTCTCCATGGTGGTACAGGATGGCATAGTGAAGGCCCTGAATGTGGAACCAGATGGCACAGGCCTCACCTGCAGTCTGGCACCCAGCATCATCTCACAGCTCTGA
- the PRDX5 gene encoding peroxiredoxin-5, mitochondrial isoform X2: MGLAGVCVLRRSAGYILGGAAGQSVAATAAARRRSEGGWASGGVRSFSRTAAAMAPIKVGDAIPAVEVFEGEPGNKVNLAELFKGKKGVLFGVPGAFTPGCSKTHLPGFVEQAEALKAKGVQVLACLSVNDAFVTGEWGRAHKAEGKVRLLADPTGAFGKETDLLLDDSLVSIFGNRRLKRFSMVVQDGIVKALNVEPDGTGLTCSLAPSIISQL, from the exons ATGGGACTAGCCGGCGTGTGCGTCCTGAGACGCTCAGCGGGCTATATACTCGGTGGGGCCGCCGGTCAGTCTGTGGCAGCGACAGCAGCAGCAAGACGGCGAAGTGAAGGAGGGTGGGCGTCTGGCGGGGTCCGCAGTTTCAGCAGAACCGCTGCAGCCATGGCCCCGATCAAG GTGGGAGATGCCATCCCTGCAGTGGAGGTGTTTGAAGGGGAGCCAGGGAACAAGGTGAACCTGGCAGAGCTGTTCAAGGGCAAGAAGGGTGTGCTGTTTGGAGTTCCCGGGGCCTTCACGCCTGGATGTTCCAAG ACCCACCTACCAGGGTTTGTGGAGCAGGCTGAGGCTCTGAAGGCCAAGGGAGTCCAGGTGTTGGCCTGTCTGAGTGTTAATGATGCCTTTGTGACTGGCGAGTGGGGCCGAGCCCACAAGGCGGAAGGCAAG GTTCGGCTCCTGGCTGATCCcactggggcctttgggaag GAGACAGACTTATTACTAGATGATTCGTTAGTGTCCATCTTTGGGAATCGACGTCTCAAGAG GTTCTCCATGGTGGTACAGGATGGCATAGTGAAGGCCCTGAATGTGGAACCAGATGGCACAGGCCTCACCTGCAGTCTGGCACCCAGCATCATCTCACAGCTCTGA
- the PRDX5 gene encoding peroxiredoxin-5, mitochondrial isoform X6, with the protein MGLAGVCVLRRSAGYILGGAAGQSVAATAAARRRSEGGWASGGVRSFSRTAAAMAPIKTHLPGFVEQAEALKAKGVQVLACLSVNDAFVTGEWGRAHKAEGKVRLLADPTGAFGKETDLLLDDSLVSIFGNRRLKRFSMVVQDGIVKALNVEPDGTGLTCSLAPSIISQL; encoded by the exons ATGGGACTAGCCGGCGTGTGCGTCCTGAGACGCTCAGCGGGCTATATACTCGGTGGGGCCGCCGGTCAGTCTGTGGCAGCGACAGCAGCAGCAAGACGGCGAAGTGAAGGAGGGTGGGCGTCTGGCGGGGTCCGCAGTTTCAGCAGAACCGCTGCAGCCATGGCCCCGATCAAG ACCCACCTACCAGGGTTTGTGGAGCAGGCTGAGGCTCTGAAGGCCAAGGGAGTCCAGGTGTTGGCCTGTCTGAGTGTTAATGATGCCTTTGTGACTGGCGAGTGGGGCCGAGCCCACAAGGCGGAAGGCAAG GTTCGGCTCCTGGCTGATCCcactggggcctttgggaag GAGACAGACTTATTACTAGATGATTCGTTAGTGTCCATCTTTGGGAATCGACGTCTCAAGAG GTTCTCCATGGTGGTACAGGATGGCATAGTGAAGGCCCTGAATGTGGAACCAGATGGCACAGGCCTCACCTGCAGTCTGGCACCCAGCATCATCTCACAGCTCTGA
- the PRDX5 gene encoding peroxiredoxin-5, mitochondrial isoform X5 produces MGLAGVCVLRRSAGYILGGAAGQSVAATAAARRRSEGGWASGGVRSFSRTAAAMAPIKVGDAIPAVEVFEGEPGNKVNLAELFKGKKGVLFGVPGAFTPGCSKVRLLADPTGAFGKETDLLLDDSLVSIFGNRRLKRFSMVVQDGIVKALNVEPDGTGLTCSLAPSIISQL; encoded by the exons ATGGGACTAGCCGGCGTGTGCGTCCTGAGACGCTCAGCGGGCTATATACTCGGTGGGGCCGCCGGTCAGTCTGTGGCAGCGACAGCAGCAGCAAGACGGCGAAGTGAAGGAGGGTGGGCGTCTGGCGGGGTCCGCAGTTTCAGCAGAACCGCTGCAGCCATGGCCCCGATCAAG GTGGGAGATGCCATCCCTGCAGTGGAGGTGTTTGAAGGGGAGCCAGGGAACAAGGTGAACCTGGCAGAGCTGTTCAAGGGCAAGAAGGGTGTGCTGTTTGGAGTTCCCGGGGCCTTCACGCCTGGATGTTCCAAG GTTCGGCTCCTGGCTGATCCcactggggcctttgggaag GAGACAGACTTATTACTAGATGATTCGTTAGTGTCCATCTTTGGGAATCGACGTCTCAAGAG GTTCTCCATGGTGGTACAGGATGGCATAGTGAAGGCCCTGAATGTGGAACCAGATGGCACAGGCCTCACCTGCAGTCTGGCACCCAGCATCATCTCACAGCTCTGA
- the TRMT112 gene encoding multifunctional methyltransferase subunit TRM112-like protein isoform X1, which translates to MKLLTHNLLSSHVRGVGSRGFPLRLQATEVRICPVEFNPNFVARMIPKVEWAAFLEAADNLRLIQVPKGPVEGYEENEEFLRTMHHLLLEVEVIEGTLQCPESGRMFPISRGIPNMLLSEEETES; encoded by the exons ATGAAACTGCTCACCCACAATCTGCTGAGCTCGCATGTGCGGGGGGTGGGGTCCCGTGGCTTCCCCCTGCGCCTCCAG GCCACTGAGGTCCGTATCTGCCCTGTGGAGTTCAACCCCAACTTCGTGGCGCGTATGATACCTAAGGTGGAGTGGGCGGCGTTCCTGGAAGCGGCCGATAAT TTGCGCCTGATCCAGGTGCCTAAAGGGCCGGTTGAGGGATATGAGGAGAATGAAGAGTTTCTGAGGACTATGCACCATCTGCTGCTGGAG GTGGAAGTGATAGAGGGCACCCTGCAGTGCCCGGAGTCTGGACGTATGTTCCCCATCAGCCGCGGGATCCCCAACATGCTGCTGAgtgaagaggaaactgagagttGA
- the TRMT112 gene encoding multifunctional methyltransferase subunit TRM112-like protein isoform X2 produces MKLLTHNLLSSHVRGVGSRGFPLRLQLRLIQVPKGPVEGYEENEEFLRTMHHLLLEVEVIEGTLQCPESGRMFPISRGIPNMLLSEEETES; encoded by the exons ATGAAACTGCTCACCCACAATCTGCTGAGCTCGCATGTGCGGGGGGTGGGGTCCCGTGGCTTCCCCCTGCGCCTCCAG TTGCGCCTGATCCAGGTGCCTAAAGGGCCGGTTGAGGGATATGAGGAGAATGAAGAGTTTCTGAGGACTATGCACCATCTGCTGCTGGAG GTGGAAGTGATAGAGGGCACCCTGCAGTGCCCGGAGTCTGGACGTATGTTCCCCATCAGCCGCGGGATCCCCAACATGCTGCTGAgtgaagaggaaactgagagttGA
- the ESRRA gene encoding steroid hormone receptor ERR1 isoform X1, producing MSSQVVGIEPLYIKAEPASPDSPKGSSETETEPPVALAPGPAPTRCLPGHKEEEDGEGAGPGEQGGGKLVLSSLPKRLCLVCGDVASGYHYGVASCEACKAFFKRTIQGSIEYSCPASNECEITKRRRKACQACRFTKCLRVGMLKEGVRLDRVRGGRQKYKRRPEVDPLPFPGPFPAGPLAVSGGPRKTAPVNALVSHLLVVEPEKLYAMPDPAGPDGHLPAVATLCDLFDREIVVTISWAKSIPGFSSLSLSDQMSVLQSVWMEVLVLGVAQRSLPLQDELAFAEDLVLDEEGARAAGLGELGAALLQLVRRLQALRLEREEYVLLKALALANSDSVHIEDAEAVEQLREALHEALLEYEAGRAGPGGGAERRRAGRLLLTLPLLRQTAGKVLAHFYGVKLEGKVPMHKLFLEMLEAMMD from the exons ATGTCCAGCCAGGTGGTGGGCATTGAGCCTCTCTACATCAAGGCAGAGCCGGCCAGCCCTGACAGTCCAAAGGGTTCTTCAGAGACGGAGACCGAGCCTCCTGTGGCACTGGCCCCTGGTCCAGCTCCCACCCGCTGCCTCCCAGGCCATAAGGaagaggaggatggggagggggctgggcctGGTGAGCAGGGCGGTGGGAAGCTGGTGCTCAGCTCCCTGCCCAAGCGCCTCTGCCTGGTCTGTGGGGACGTGGCCTCTGGCTATCACTATGGTGTGGCATCCTGTGAGGCCTGCAAAGCCTTCTTCAAGAGGACCATCCAGG GGAGCATCGAGTACAGCTGTCCGGCCTCCAACGAGTGTGAGATCACCAAGCGGAGACGCAAGGCCTGCCAGGCCTGCCGCTTCACCAAGTGCCTGCGGGTGGGCATGCTCAAGGAGG GAGTGCGCCTGGACCGCGTCCGGGGTGGGCGGCAGAAGTACAAGCGGCGACCAGAGGTGGACCCACTGCCCTTCCCGGGCCCCTTCCCTGCTGGGCCCCTGGCAGTCTCTGGCGGCCCCCGGAAGACAG CCCCAGTGAATGCACTGGTGTCTCATCTGCTGGTGGTTGAGCCTGAGAAGCTCTATGCCATGCCCGACCCCGCGGGCCCTGATGGGCACCTCCCAGCCGTGGCTACCCTCTGTGACCTCTTTGACCGAGAGATTGTGGTCACCATCAGCTGGGCCAAGAGCATCCCAG GTTTCTCATCGCTGTCGCTGTCTGACCAGATGTCAGTACTGCAGAGCGTGTGGATGGAGGTGCTGGTGCTGGGTGTGGCCCAGCGCTCACTGCCACTGCAGGATGAGCTGGCCTTTGCTGAGGACTTAGTCCTGGATGAAGAGGGGGCACGGGCAGCTGGCCTGGGGGAACTGGGGGCTGCCCTGCTGCAACTGGTGCGGCGGCTGCAGGCCCTGCGGCTGGAGCGAGAGGAGTACGTTCTACTGAAGGCCCTGGCCCTTGCCAATTCAG ACTCTGTGCACATCGAAGATGCTGAGGCTGTGGAGCAGCTGCGAGAAGCTCTGCATGAGGCCCTGCTGGAGTACGAAGCCGGCCGGGCTGGCCCCGGAGGGGGTGCTGAGCGGCGGAGGGCGGGCAGGCTGCTGCTCACGCTACCGCTCCTCCGCCAGACAGCGGGCAAAGTGCTGGCCCATTTCTATGGGGTGAAGCTGGAAGGCAAGGTGCCCATGCACAAGCTCTTCTTGGAAATGCTCGAGGCCATGATGGACTGA
- the ESRRA gene encoding steroid hormone receptor ERR1 isoform X2, producing the protein MSSQVVGIEPLYIKAEPASPDSPKGSSETETEPPVALAPGPAPTRCLPGHKEEEDGEGAGPGEQGGGKLVLSSLPKRLCLVCGDVASGYHYGVASCEACKAFFKRTIQGSIEYSCPASNECEITKRRRKACQACRFTKCLRVGMLKEGVRLDRVRGGRQKYKRRPEVDPLPFPGPFPAGPLAVSGGPRKTGFSSLSLSDQMSVLQSVWMEVLVLGVAQRSLPLQDELAFAEDLVLDEEGARAAGLGELGAALLQLVRRLQALRLEREEYVLLKALALANSDSVHIEDAEAVEQLREALHEALLEYEAGRAGPGGGAERRRAGRLLLTLPLLRQTAGKVLAHFYGVKLEGKVPMHKLFLEMLEAMMD; encoded by the exons ATGTCCAGCCAGGTGGTGGGCATTGAGCCTCTCTACATCAAGGCAGAGCCGGCCAGCCCTGACAGTCCAAAGGGTTCTTCAGAGACGGAGACCGAGCCTCCTGTGGCACTGGCCCCTGGTCCAGCTCCCACCCGCTGCCTCCCAGGCCATAAGGaagaggaggatggggagggggctgggcctGGTGAGCAGGGCGGTGGGAAGCTGGTGCTCAGCTCCCTGCCCAAGCGCCTCTGCCTGGTCTGTGGGGACGTGGCCTCTGGCTATCACTATGGTGTGGCATCCTGTGAGGCCTGCAAAGCCTTCTTCAAGAGGACCATCCAGG GGAGCATCGAGTACAGCTGTCCGGCCTCCAACGAGTGTGAGATCACCAAGCGGAGACGCAAGGCCTGCCAGGCCTGCCGCTTCACCAAGTGCCTGCGGGTGGGCATGCTCAAGGAGG GAGTGCGCCTGGACCGCGTCCGGGGTGGGCGGCAGAAGTACAAGCGGCGACCAGAGGTGGACCCACTGCCCTTCCCGGGCCCCTTCCCTGCTGGGCCCCTGGCAGTCTCTGGCGGCCCCCGGAAGACAG GTTTCTCATCGCTGTCGCTGTCTGACCAGATGTCAGTACTGCAGAGCGTGTGGATGGAGGTGCTGGTGCTGGGTGTGGCCCAGCGCTCACTGCCACTGCAGGATGAGCTGGCCTTTGCTGAGGACTTAGTCCTGGATGAAGAGGGGGCACGGGCAGCTGGCCTGGGGGAACTGGGGGCTGCCCTGCTGCAACTGGTGCGGCGGCTGCAGGCCCTGCGGCTGGAGCGAGAGGAGTACGTTCTACTGAAGGCCCTGGCCCTTGCCAATTCAG ACTCTGTGCACATCGAAGATGCTGAGGCTGTGGAGCAGCTGCGAGAAGCTCTGCATGAGGCCCTGCTGGAGTACGAAGCCGGCCGGGCTGGCCCCGGAGGGGGTGCTGAGCGGCGGAGGGCGGGCAGGCTGCTGCTCACGCTACCGCTCCTCCGCCAGACAGCGGGCAAAGTGCTGGCCCATTTCTATGGGGTGAAGCTGGAAGGCAAGGTGCCCATGCACAAGCTCTTCTTGGAAATGCTCGAGGCCATGATGGACTGA
- the ESRRA gene encoding steroid hormone receptor ERR1 isoform X3 — protein sequence MGRGLGLVSRAVGSWCSAPCPSASAWSVGTWPLAITMVWHPVRPAKPSSRGPSRTCVCPGRVRVLLSAGSPPDPGRLPLEPCLFLAGSIEYSCPASNECEITKRRRKACQACRFTKCLRVGMLKEGVRLDRVRGGRQKYKRRPEVDPLPFPGPFPAGPLAVSGGPRKTAPVNALVSHLLVVEPEKLYAMPDPAGPDGHLPAVATLCDLFDREIVVTISWAKSIPGFSSLSLSDQMSVLQSVWMEVLVLGVAQRSLPLQDELAFAEDLVLDEEGARAAGLGELGAALLQLVRRLQALRLEREEYVLLKALALANSDSVHIEDAEAVEQLREALHEALLEYEAGRAGPGGGAERRRAGRLLLTLPLLRQTAGKVLAHFYGVKLEGKVPMHKLFLEMLEAMMD from the exons atggggagggggctgggcctGGTGAGCAGGGCGGTGGGAAGCTGGTGCTCAGCTCCCTGCCCAAGCGCCTCTGCCTGGTCTGTGGGGACGTGGCCTCTGGCTATCACTATGGTGTGGCATCCTGTGAGGCCTGCAAAGCCTTCTTCAAGAGGACCATCCAGG ACCTGTGTTTGCCCGGGGAGAGTCAGGGTTCTCCTGTCAGCTGGGTCCCCTCCCGACCCTGGGAGGCTACCTCTGGAGCCCTGCCTCTTCTTGGCAGGGAGCATCGAGTACAGCTGTCCGGCCTCCAACGAGTGTGAGATCACCAAGCGGAGACGCAAGGCCTGCCAGGCCTGCCGCTTCACCAAGTGCCTGCGGGTGGGCATGCTCAAGGAGG GAGTGCGCCTGGACCGCGTCCGGGGTGGGCGGCAGAAGTACAAGCGGCGACCAGAGGTGGACCCACTGCCCTTCCCGGGCCCCTTCCCTGCTGGGCCCCTGGCAGTCTCTGGCGGCCCCCGGAAGACAG CCCCAGTGAATGCACTGGTGTCTCATCTGCTGGTGGTTGAGCCTGAGAAGCTCTATGCCATGCCCGACCCCGCGGGCCCTGATGGGCACCTCCCAGCCGTGGCTACCCTCTGTGACCTCTTTGACCGAGAGATTGTGGTCACCATCAGCTGGGCCAAGAGCATCCCAG GTTTCTCATCGCTGTCGCTGTCTGACCAGATGTCAGTACTGCAGAGCGTGTGGATGGAGGTGCTGGTGCTGGGTGTGGCCCAGCGCTCACTGCCACTGCAGGATGAGCTGGCCTTTGCTGAGGACTTAGTCCTGGATGAAGAGGGGGCACGGGCAGCTGGCCTGGGGGAACTGGGGGCTGCCCTGCTGCAACTGGTGCGGCGGCTGCAGGCCCTGCGGCTGGAGCGAGAGGAGTACGTTCTACTGAAGGCCCTGGCCCTTGCCAATTCAG ACTCTGTGCACATCGAAGATGCTGAGGCTGTGGAGCAGCTGCGAGAAGCTCTGCATGAGGCCCTGCTGGAGTACGAAGCCGGCCGGGCTGGCCCCGGAGGGGGTGCTGAGCGGCGGAGGGCGGGCAGGCTGCTGCTCACGCTACCGCTCCTCCGCCAGACAGCGGGCAAAGTGCTGGCCCATTTCTATGGGGTGAAGCTGGAAGGCAAGGTGCCCATGCACAAGCTCTTCTTGGAAATGCTCGAGGCCATGATGGACTGA